One window from the genome of Hydra vulgaris chromosome 02, alternate assembly HydraT2T_AEP encodes:
- the LOC100200336 gene encoding very long chain fatty acid elongase AAEL008004 isoform X2 encodes MLVQHFRQYYFNVLDAGDSRTANYLFVRDPKFVMISIVFYLIMVFAGPKFMRNRKALNLRMVLIIYNFLSVLFSIWMLWEFLVSIFLNTTFNLLCQHVEENDTRLLTIRLIDVHWWYFFSKFLEFIDTFFFVVRKKNNQISFLHTYHHVSMLLLQWGLIKFAPGGASTIGPIFNTFIHAVMYTYYMLAAVGPHMQKYLWWKKYLTRMQMGQFILIFAFCANSIYACQHGTRVIFFWIHLVYMVTLFMLFSNFYQTSYNTKNKQQCKED; translated from the exons ATGTTAGTCCAACATTTTAggcaatattattttaatgttcttGATGCCGGAGATTCTAGAACAGCCAACTATTTGTTTGTTAGAGACCCTAAGTTCGTAATGATttctatagttttttatttaataatggtTTTTGCTGGACCCAAGTTTATGAGAAATAGAAAAGCTTTAAATCTACGTATGGTGCTAATTATCTATAAttttctttctgttttattttctaTCTGGATGCTATGGGAg tttttagtcaGTATCTTTTTgaatacaacttttaatttattgtgtCAGCATGTTGAGGAAAATGACACCAGACTGTTGACCATTCGT ctaatagATGTTCATTGGTGGTATTTCTTTTCgaagtttttagaatttattgaCACA tttttcttcgTGGTCCGAAAGAAGAATAACCAAATATCATTTCTACACACATACCATCATGTTTCAATGTTACTTCTTCAATGGGGCTTGATTAAGTTTGCTCCTGGAGGAGCTT CTACAATTGGTCCAATTTTTAACACTTTCATACATGCTGTTATGTATACCTACTACATGTTGGCTGCTGTTGGTCCAcacatgcaaaaatatttatggtGGAAAAAATATCTTACTAGAATGCAAAtg ggccagtttattcttatttttgcattttgtgcTAACTCTATATACGCGTGCCAACACGGTACGCGTGTGATATTCTTTTGGATTCATTTGGTTTATATGGTAACACTGTTTATGTTATTCAGTAACTTCTACCAAACatcatataatacaaaaaacaaacagcAATGTAAGGAAGACTAA